The Paramormyrops kingsleyae isolate MSU_618 chromosome 12, PKINGS_0.4, whole genome shotgun sequence region AGAAGAGGAAGCAGGCATACGCTGACCGCGACGAGTTAACGGTGCGGAGAGCCAGCTGGGGAGGCAAaagatgagaaaaaaaaatatcttaacaCCTAAAATAACTGGTCTGGAAACGGACTAAAGAAGCACAATGCACAGTCAGTGGAAAGACGGACTAAAAACATACCCCATTTTCCTGCGGCTCCAAATACAGCTCCTCTCCGAGCCTGGATAGCGACTGGACAGCTTTTGCCAACACTGAGGTCAAAGCATCCAAGCAATCGAAATGACAAGTAGCACTTAGCCAACACATTATCATTTATAAACAATAACATGACCTTTGTAATAACACCTCAGAAATGACAGGCGAGTCACAGTCAACAAAGTTCTTTAATACTCTTCATATGTTGTACCACAATTACTGAGTACCTTTCACGTTGCTTCCTATCAAGATGCAGTCCATTGTGTGTATAAGGCAGCGTTCTCGGGATCACTGCAGCAGCGTATTTTGTTGTTTATCTAAATGTCGGCATGAATCACGCTATTACTGTTGCGCAAAAGACTGCTGGAGTCACAAACCTCCCAAAGCCAAAAAACAAGCAGTCAAAAAGTATGTATTACTTTGAACAGAAACTTAACGGCGCATTTTTTTCTCAACAGTCCCACTGCAGATGAGAATGGAGTTGACAACGATGACCCTGAAAAAAATGACAGCTCTGGTATATGGATTGGTCACGTGGGTGGGGTGGATCAATTCAGCACTGTAAGGGGATTTGAACGGACACCCTGCAATTCCAGTTATGGCAAATTAGTTCATAACTTACTGCACAAAGTTAATATAGTTATCAGAAATCTCCTGTCCTTATTTACActgaaaacataaaaagaaaacactATTACCAAACCTGTTAGATGCATGCAATTTTCACTGCAGCTTCCACTGCCggataacattaaacaaaaattaatCTAATGGATAGCTAATCAgttaatatatataaatgtgtgaaTTTCACACGTGGGAGctcaaattaaataattttggACAGACAACTACATTTCCGTTCATTTTCACACAGTTACTGAGTTAGCGCGTACCAGCTTGTTCGCCTAGCCATGTGTAGCTAAGGCTGTTTCCGGGCAAATAACATTTAGTTGGTCAGTTAATGAAAATATTCAAATTCCGGGTTTTCCGACAACACCAAGCCCCACTGACACAGTTCCACCGCCCACCTACGGCTATATGCCCCGAACACCTAACCGAAAACATCCAAAGAAATAAACTCACTGCTCGGCGAACTTCAAAAACGTCACGACGCGGTTCTTCCTCAGTAACCCATTGGCTAGAAAAGCGATTCGTCTCATTGGTCCGTCGTCTTCTTCGTGTACTCAGTAATAAAATCTCTAACAATTTTCACTAGCGCCATCTTCTGTACGGGAGTGCGAGAGCTCAGCAAAAGTTAAgtattctatttatttttcttatttatttacttatttggaAAGCGAACCAAAGTGTGAAAAAGTATTATTTGAACATGGGTAATTTAATAATCCATGGAGTCGCGTGATAGGTGAAGAAGGAAACATAGCAGTGGTCAACACCCATTTCCATCAAGTTTACTACTGAAACATATTTTGacgtaaagaaaaaaataccgATTACAGTGATTACACTTTTAAATCTAGTTATaaggttggcaactttggtcaacCGGCTcacgtgagattttcaattcgagacaggtctgcacacacatggacacgtatttacatatttgtaaCAGTTTTAGTACTACGCAAGTATAGTTTACATTGGCTTCGAAAACTACTTTAGGttcataatttaataatatagaTATTATTAAGATTTCTTGcctgagcgtgagagtctgaaagtgtacGTATGACACCAGATGCatgagttggcaaccctgcagtTACTAATACTTTTAAAGTACAACGTACAGAATTGTATCAGAATTGTTTAATTTGCTTATTTTTCACCCACACAAAGACACATTCTTAAAGAACCAATAATTTTgcactaagaaaaaaaaatatggaggGGAGGTTCTGAATGAGTACAGACGCCTGTGTGATAAGCAGCATGAAAACAAACCAGTTAGCTTGTCCCTCTGGTCTATCCCGTCTGTCAGGTTCCCTTGTCAAAATCTAAAGAACTCATCTGCTGTCTCCTTGTCATTCCTCCATACGGATGGCACGAACACAGAGGCAAACTCCTTGTGTGTATAAGCGTGTGAGAGTGTACGTTACGAAGTGAAGGATTACAATAAGGGGTTATAGCGACTGTTTATGTAAGTCACGGCAATTCAAGCCTGCTGGGAGAAACCCTGGAATACAGAGGGATCGGCCTTTTCTTGGTCACCACGGGGACGTTTGTGGAATGGAGGAGGACATAGACAAATAAAGAGAAAAGGGAATATTTGCACTTGTGTGCTTCAAAAAAGAAATAAGATGATTTCAGAAAGATTGAATGATGAAGAAGAATGAAACACAGAAAGAACAGGAAAGAAGATTGAATTTTGATGGAGGAGCATAGAGGCAATGTGCTTGAACAGCAGAGGATATTGTTATGCATTGAGAAGATGAATACAGTATATGACAGACTGCTGGGTGGCCTGAACATGACTTTACCTTGACAGAAAGACACAGAGTGATTCAAGGCATTCCAAAGAGATTCTGAAGTCTTCAGTAACATTTCCCTGAATGTCTCAACAAAACTATATGACGGACACGCAGTCTGTATTGCTGTCCATGCTGGCGAGAATGAAGATCAACTCAGCGGAAGCCACACAGAGCCAGCAACCACAAAAACAGCAGTGCACTTTTCCCACAGGCGGAAACTTGGGTAAATACGGCCCAGTTCTGACAGCATGTGCCACTAACACAGGTGAGCAAAGTCCAGTTACCTCTGGCGATGTAACCAAATCAGTGGAACATACCAAACAGTGGGCTCATGGGGGGAGAAGTAACAGAGATTTAAGTCTGAAATTTGAAGTTCCGTCACTGGATTGTTCTAGAAAGTCTGCCTTCACTAATCAGGATGAGAACTCTGCCGTTATTATTCCCAAATGGAAACGGATACAGATGTTCCCCTGTTCTGAAGCTCCGGATCACATTCCTCCCATGAGGGatgctgaaaatgaaatgacTCCGACAGCTATATGTACCCCGGCTATAAGAGAGCGGGAGTCTCTCTGCATGGAAATTGCAGGCTCACAGGAAGTCACAAATCAAACATATCCTCCACAATGGGACATTAACCAACAAAAGAAACACGGTGATCAAAGTTCTGGAGTATTGAGAGACACTGTCAGGGTTGGGGGGCCTTCACCTTTGGCAGCTTCCTACCCGGGGGGTGCTGGAACTCTTAATTTTGCAGAGTTGAAAGGCACAGGTGGGAAAGGTCATCTCATTCCCACACAAAATGTGATAAGACAGAAACAGCAATCTATGGATGTCACAGTACACAATACTAGTACTGGCTCTACTAGTTTGAATCCAGAGAAGTACTCAGAAAACTATTTGGCTTCTGATCCTGACTTATGGAATAAAATCAAATGGGACAGGTCAGTTCGGAACGCAAGAGATGACAATTTCACAAGTGCCCCAGAATTTTGGAAGCTGGACACCGTTCCAACACACGACTCGGGAACGGGGAAGAAAAAGAGGAAATGGATCAATGGGAAAACACTGCGATGGGCCCAGAAAATAAGGCAGAGCTGGAAGGAAAGACAAGTCACCGTGAAGGAAGGAGAACAGGGAGCGAGCTGCCAGGTGAGGGAAGGAAAAACAGACGATCAGGTGGCACAGAATGTGAGTatttttgacctttgaccttttgtCAGTGTGACTTTTTACATTTAGCAAAAGCTTTCATCTAAAGTGGCGTACAAACGAGCAAAGCTTGTACAAATGACTTGCCGCATTtagggttaaggaccttgcacAGTGGCCCAATgatgatatgattactctgccagtCACGTGATTTGAATCCATGACTTTATATACAGACACTGTCCTACTGAGAGTTTGATGGTTCAATTTCAATGTTTTTGACATTTCTGGTTTATTGAGTTATAATATATTTCCCATATATTATTCATGTATACATTCTACAGTTGCATGACAGTATGTTTATGACGGGCGAATTCAATTCAAGTAtgcacacatataaacacaacAGAAAGAAAACTGAAAGAAGCATATCTGATGGCCTGCTTTTTCATAGGTAAAACATCCAGTTCAAGGATCAAGCAGAGCTGACATTTTCAATGACATTCACGTGGGAAGGGAGGAGACTATCTGTCAGAAAGATCTTAGCGGACAGGTCAACATGTCCATTCCCAATCAGGAGCCGGCAGCTTTTGGGAGGTATGGGAATTCAGTGTATAATATAACATTGACTCGATGTAGCCTTGACCGTAATAGACATTACATTGAAGTAAACATTTTGCTTTACTGGCCTGTCACACTAGAATAAAACTATACTTGACAGTTTACATAAAAATCTGGTTTCATGTGTCACCATGGAATGAGTCAGCGGTCTGTCCATCAGCTCCCAGAACTCTTGGAATGCAACGCTGAGATTCCAGGAATGGTTTTCATAGTTTTGTTGAGAATCACGCACATACAATAGCGTAAAGCAGGTGTTGAATATAGTTAACACAATACGTTGCTATGGTGACGGACCATCTAGCACTGTTTTCTCACGTGAGTATCCCCCGTGTTTAAGTGCACATGATTTGTATGTGATTATTTCGGCTGCTCTTACTTCTGCTGGCAGTCTAAAGGCATGTTCAGATGAATCAGTTTAAAACACTGGAATGTAAATGTGTGTTTCGGGGAGTCCTGTGATTGACTGGTGTTGAGCGTTGGGGCTGTCAACCAGGGCAGGTTCAAGGCTGACTGTGATACTGTATTGGACAGACACCTGAAAGTAAACATATAAAGCGTGATAATACGCAGGCTTCGTTTGTTGAAGTGCATGTAATTGATATTACTCATTCCTATAATAATAAAGTCTGTATTGTTATCCATACTATTCCAGGGGGTTAAATGACTTTCAGTTCAACTTTAGCCCCATAAACTTCGCGGATGAAATCTTCGCGAGTGAGCACTGGTCCAAATTCTCGTCCCATGAAGAAAGACTGAGTTCCATGAAAGCTTCAAGTCCATCTGATCTGAAGATGCCATCCTGGATTCGGGAGAACGTTCACAATGGTGAAATGAAGATGACGGAAAAGCAAGCAAACCAATCAGGGTTCAGAACACATGATGACAGTCCAGTAAAAAAGAGCAGCACACAGGAAAATACTTTTGGGGTTTCACCTCTTGTTGTGCCAGTCAATGATGGGAATGGAAACGAAGTAAACAAGGCAATGTCAGAAGTCTGGAGTTCAGCTCCATCATGCTTTGAACAAGACCAAGAAGAATCAAAGGAGGCGATACCAAGCAACCTTTCTTTTGATGTCTTACAGGTATGACCCCTTGGAGTCTTCACTGTAAATATCCTGATGGTTAGTTAAAGAGCTGACCTTGTGATTCTCCCTCAGCCAGTCAAAGTCCTGGATAATTCTGCCCTGATGAGTCGGGTCTATCTCAACCGGAAGAGGCTGCACCTCACACGGGAACAAAGCATTAGCAATGAAGAGGAGGAGCACTTGGTGTTCAGGGACTCCACAGGTAGAAGATCGAGCGTGTCTCACAGGTGacaaaaaacacagaaaccTTCATACTGAAGGGTATCTCACAGAAGGTCTGCCTTTCTCTCGCTCAGGGTCGCCACATGAAGGTTCCACATCAGAGATGCAGACAGTGGAGTCGCAGAATCAGGTACACGCCAATCTCACAGCTTGGTGTTCCTCTACCATTGCTCTTCCCATCCACACATCCATAATCTCTGCAGCTCCTTGTTTTGTTCACAGGACTCTGATGTCTGTTCATGTCTTGAAACCGTCGCCAAAAAGGTACGGTGTTGATTTGCAGTGTAGGCACCCCACATGCATCCCCAGCATGATGCATCATGTTGACCGActtcccccccctcctcctcagAGAAAGTTGCGGGACCCCACAGAGGACACCCGTCACGTCCACTTTGCCGAGGTGCTGGTGACAGACATTCCCTCCCTGCCATACTATGAGACACGGGACGTGTCCCTCCCCAAGTGGATTGTGGCCATGAAGAAGAAGAGCAGGAGGAGAAATAACAGATCACTCCAGGATGCTTTTCATGATTTCTAACGTGGTTAAGAACGCAGCCATAAGTCATTAATTCTGCTGTGCTACTGTATGCCACGTAATTTTTCTCTTTGTTGCAAATTTGAAGTGCATATGAGGAGCTGAAATAACCAATGATTGCATGATTAGATGTTTTCGTCTACCACATACAGGACTGAGTTGAAATACAGCGCTGCACAAAACTCTCAGGaagtttaaagctatttatctgggtagtaaatgtATATTTGTTCAGAACAAAAATAGAATTTAACATAAGAGCTTATGAAAAtgaagagtaacacaataaaaactaacaggaatttcttctgttctccagaaagttacttgttggatggctagaaggtatcttgttggatggctacaAGAATTATTTTTCTGTTCCTAAACCCTGGGATCAGCGTTTCAACATGGGGGAAACTTTATTTCAAACAGAATGTACAAGAAAGGACCATGTGGGGTTAAAACCATGGTCAGAAAGGCAGAGATACACAAAGGACCAGGGCTAATCTGAACACATGGTTAGGTAGGGTAAACAGGAACAAAGAAACACTAATGACAAAAACAAATACATCACAAGCATAACTTAACACAGCACTCACatctacataagaacataagaacataagaaatttacaaacgagaggaggctgACAAAGGAACAGGGCAGGGATAGGCACACATATACTCTGCTAATGATGGCTACATGAGGAACACGTGATAAAAATGAACTAATAACCCACACATTAGGAGCAGGGAAGGAaatgggatggccagcgacatctgctggccaaaccggAACATGACAGACATGGTAGGGACAGATCCTGACAGGTGTTTGCTGCAATTACTGGGGTACACTTCAGGAAACGTTTTGAAATGGTAATGA contains the following coding sequences:
- the LOC111836290 gene encoding uncharacterized protein; translated protein: MSQQNYMTDTQSVLLSMLARMKINSAEATQSQQPQKQQCTFPTGGNLGKYGPVLTACATNTGEQSPVTSGDVTKSVEHTKQWAHGGRSNRDLSLKFEVPSLDCSRKSAFTNQDENSAVIIPKWKRIQMFPCSEAPDHIPPMRDAENEMTPTAICTPAIRERESLCMEIAGSQEVTNQTYPPQWDINQQKKHGDQSSGVLRDTVRVGGPSPLAASYPGGAGTLNFAELKGTGGKGHLIPTQNVIRQKQQSMDVTVHNTSTGSTSLNPEKYSENYLASDPDLWNKIKWDRSVRNARDDNFTSAPEFWKLDTVPTHDSGTGKKKRKWINGKTLRWAQKIRQSWKERQVTVKEGEQGASCQVREGKTDDQVAQNVKHPVQGSSRADIFNDIHVGREETICQKDLSGQVNMSIPNQEPAAFGRGLNDFQFNFSPINFADEIFASEHWSKFSSHEERLSSMKASSPSDLKMPSWIRENVHNGEMKMTEKQANQSGFRTHDDSPVKKSSTQENTFGVSPLVVPVNDGNGNEVNKAMSEVWSSAPSCFEQDQEESKEAIPSNLSFDVLQPVKVLDNSALMSRVYLNRKRLHLTREQSISNEEEEHLVFRDSTGSPHEGSTSEMQTVESQNQDSDVCSCLETVAKKRKLRDPTEDTRHVHFAEVLVTDIPSLPYYETRDVSLPKWIVAMKKKSRRRNNRSLQDAFHDF